From a single Merismopedia glauca CCAP 1448/3 genomic region:
- a CDS encoding Uma2 family endonuclease, protein MIAQATAFKVKSWTVNQYHQMIDQGVFHPEERVELIAGQIIQMSAKGTAHTSATRRTSNILRNFLGNRASVYTQDPIQLDNSSEPEPDVSVVRFDPLDYSDRHPNAADVYLIIEVADTSLTYDTEIKAQIYAQSSITDYWVLDVNNRRLIVFREPNPQGYQSQLILDEEQMIAPLAFPDLAIALTDILPRTN, encoded by the coding sequence ATGATTGCTCAAGCAACAGCTTTTAAAGTCAAATCATGGACTGTCAATCAATATCATCAAATGATTGACCAAGGAGTTTTTCATCCAGAAGAAAGAGTCGAATTAATTGCAGGACAAATTATTCAGATGAGTGCCAAAGGAACTGCTCATACGTCTGCTACTAGGCGTACTAGTAACATTTTACGCAACTTTCTAGGTAATAGAGCTTCAGTCTACACTCAAGATCCAATTCAATTAGATAACAGTTCCGAACCAGAACCAGATGTCAGCGTTGTCAGATTCGATCCTCTAGACTACTCCGATCGCCATCCTAATGCTGCTGATGTGTATCTCATTATCGAAGTTGCAGATACCAGTTTAACTTACGATACGGAAATCAAAGCTCAAATTTATGCTCAATCTAGCATTACAGATTATTGGGTTTTAGATGTTAACAACCGCAGATTAATTGTTTTTAGAGAACCAAATCCCCAAGGATATCAAAGTCAGTTAATTCTCGACGAAGAGCAAATGATCGCACCTCTAGCTTTTCCCGATTTAGCGATCGCCCTTACCGACATCTTACCTCGTACTAACTAA
- a CDS encoding YHYH protein → MSSRIDRQWQIPRYSRRMLLVVGGFVAVKFLEGKIFWQEKEVAIAKDHPLWNSQVRIYTKSNYRYIVANGLPNHETGSFPNPRNPNSIKAQSYQFRVPANPRIAERIAARKLGRFGVAVNGVLFNPGAAEYWRGDRNWQYEALSGKIDLGMDANHAHVQPNGAYHYHGLPVGLVAKLGNGKEMLLIGYAADGFPIYTPYGYSEPRNPRSPMRQIRSSYRLKKGKRDSGSGGRYDGTFFQDYEYVAGAGDLDECNGRFGVTPEYPKGIYHYYITQEFPFISRYFRGTPDDSFRPQEGGQRPMGGQNRPRPGSMPPPPGFPPDRPPPPDRLPPFPR, encoded by the coding sequence ATGAGTTCTCGCATCGATCGCCAATGGCAGATCCCTCGTTATTCGCGACGGATGTTATTGGTCGTAGGTGGGTTTGTAGCTGTCAAATTCCTGGAGGGAAAAATCTTTTGGCAAGAAAAAGAGGTAGCGATCGCCAAAGACCATCCCCTATGGAATAGTCAGGTGAGAATCTATACTAAGAGCAACTATCGCTATATTGTTGCTAACGGTCTGCCAAACCATGAAACTGGCAGTTTTCCCAATCCCAGGAATCCTAATAGCATTAAAGCCCAAAGCTATCAGTTTCGAGTCCCAGCCAACCCCCGCATTGCCGAACGGATCGCAGCGCGAAAGTTAGGACGATTTGGGGTAGCCGTCAATGGCGTACTTTTCAATCCGGGTGCAGCAGAATACTGGAGAGGCGATCGCAATTGGCAATATGAGGCTCTCTCTGGCAAAATCGATCTGGGAATGGATGCCAATCACGCCCACGTTCAGCCTAATGGGGCTTATCATTATCACGGCTTACCTGTGGGATTAGTTGCTAAACTGGGCAACGGTAAGGAAATGCTGCTGATTGGCTACGCTGCTGATGGGTTTCCGATTTATACTCCCTACGGCTACTCAGAACCTCGCAATCCCCGCAGTCCGATGCGCCAAATTCGCTCCAGCTATCGTTTAAAAAAGGGAAAGCGAGATAGTGGTTCTGGGGGACGATACGACGGCACTTTTTTCCAAGATTACGAATATGTGGCGGGTGCTGGGGATTTGGATGAATGTAACGGACGCTTTGGAGTCACACCAGAGTATCCCAAAGGCATCTATCACTACTACATCACCCAAGAATTTCCCTTTATTTCCCGCTACTTCCGAGGTACGCCAGACGACAGTTTTAGACCTCAAGAAGGCGGTCAAAGACCGATGGGAGGGCAAAACAGACCCCGACCAGGTTCGATGCCACCGCCGCCAGGTTTTCCACCAGATCGACCTCCCCCACCAGATCGCTTGCCTCCTTTTCCCCGTTAG
- a CDS encoding M14 family metallopeptidase: protein MQPIYETSRVEAFSPSYMTARERFRTASSSLGYRYTAYPIGQNDPSGEELTIDVVICNSPNPRRVAVISSGLHGVEGFLGSAIQLALLEEHKLIRSALSSEIKVILIHALNPYGFAWRRRWNENNVDLNRNFLLPEEDFQGSPKDYSKFDSFLNPTSPPSRTEPYILQAIWLILRYGMLRLTNTLPVGQYDFPKGLFFGGHFPSATQEILANNLPKWIGSSSEVLHIDFHTGLGKWGTYKLLLDLPATSEPYSRLTQYFGANAVEPYNPEGVSYKIRGGLGTWCQHLLTECRYDLLTAEFGTYSTVQVLKALRDENRAYWWGKEHQNYEWTKHQLVEMFLPRSRQWQEQCVVQGLNICKQALSY from the coding sequence ATGCAACCAATATATGAAACGAGTAGAGTAGAGGCATTTTCTCCCAGTTATATGACTGCACGAGAAAGATTTCGGACAGCCTCTTCATCTTTGGGATATCGCTATACTGCCTATCCAATTGGTCAGAACGATCCGAGTGGCGAAGAATTGACAATTGATGTGGTAATTTGCAACTCTCCCAATCCTCGACGAGTCGCAGTTATTTCTAGTGGATTGCATGGAGTAGAAGGTTTTTTAGGATCTGCAATCCAGCTTGCCTTATTAGAAGAACATAAACTCATTCGATCAGCATTATCATCTGAAATTAAAGTTATACTAATTCATGCTCTAAATCCCTATGGCTTCGCATGGCGACGACGCTGGAATGAAAATAACGTAGACTTAAACCGCAACTTCCTGCTGCCAGAAGAAGACTTTCAGGGAAGTCCAAAAGATTATTCTAAGTTCGATTCTTTCCTCAATCCCACCTCGCCGCCTTCAAGAACTGAACCTTATATTTTGCAGGCTATTTGGCTTATTTTAAGATATGGAATGCTGAGGTTAACAAATACTCTTCCTGTAGGACAGTATGATTTTCCAAAAGGTCTTTTCTTTGGCGGTCATTTCCCATCAGCAACTCAAGAGATTTTAGCTAACAATTTACCTAAATGGATTGGTAGTAGCTCTGAAGTACTGCATATTGATTTTCATACAGGTCTAGGGAAATGGGGGACTTACAAGCTTTTACTAGATCTCCCTGCAACCTCAGAACCCTACTCAAGACTAACCCAGTACTTTGGAGCAAATGCAGTAGAACCATACAATCCAGAAGGTGTATCATACAAGATCCGTGGTGGCTTAGGAACCTGGTGCCAACATCTTCTAACAGAGTGTCGCTACGATCTACTAACAGCAGAGTTTGGCACTTACTCGACGGTTCAAGTCTTAAAAGCATTACGAGATGAGAATCGGGCTTACTGGTGGGGTAAGGAACATCAAAACTATGAATGGACAAAACATCAATTAGTAGAGATGTTTCTGCCTAGATCTCGACAATGGCAAGAACAATGTGTAGTCCAAGGGCTTAATATTTGCAAACAAGCCTTAAGTTACTGA
- a CDS encoding metallophosphatase domain-containing protein — translation MRIVVISDTHGKHEELGNLYGDVLIHCGDMCKAFGQELQNILDLDNWFSRQKFHRILCVGGNHDFLLEDTKNQEKINFQNAIYLQDEPYEYKGILFYGSPWVPELSGWAFYLDSENLHAKWSLIPDHVDVLITHTPPRGILDRNTAGKSCGCPNLRNRLNQVRPVLHCFGHIHASAGTEIVDGVTFYNASTVNRRYQIVREPLVFDL, via the coding sequence ATGAGAATAGTTGTAATCAGTGACACCCATGGGAAACATGAAGAGCTTGGCAATCTCTATGGTGATGTCTTAATTCATTGTGGCGACATGTGTAAGGCTTTCGGTCAAGAACTTCAAAACATACTCGATTTAGACAATTGGTTTAGTCGGCAAAAGTTCCACAGAATTCTATGTGTGGGAGGCAACCATGATTTCTTACTTGAGGATACCAAAAATCAAGAAAAAATCAATTTTCAAAATGCTATATATCTTCAAGATGAGCCTTATGAGTATAAAGGCATCTTGTTTTATGGTTCTCCATGGGTGCCTGAATTATCTGGTTGGGCATTCTATCTTGATTCAGAGAATTTACATGCAAAGTGGTCGTTAATACCAGATCATGTAGATGTTTTGATTACGCACACACCTCCGCGTGGAATTTTAGATCGCAATACGGCTGGCAAGTCTTGTGGGTGTCCCAATCTGAGAAATAGATTAAATCAAGTCCGTCCAGTGCTACATTGTTTTGGACATATTCATGCGAGTGCTGGTACAGAGATAGTTGATGGAGTCACTTTCTACAATGCTTCTACAGTCAATCGCAGATACCAAATTGTGAGGGAACCTCTTGTTTTTGATTTATGA